In Hyphomicrobiaceae bacterium, the following are encoded in one genomic region:
- a CDS encoding pilus assembly protein TadG-related protein, which produces MHSRVKRTLQRVHQARSNTSGSIVPLFALLLSVLVGVSGLAMDFIRQERVRSRVSQAADAANLAAARASASAGEVDPSADSAQVIAQAQEIAKNYFFANLADLTSVKIAKLNVTLTQDSGLWKSHIDYTATSNTTLSATLGFNKITISGSSEASVTPGFPVLDIAMCVDSTGSMQTSLNAVKNNAMNFYDNLNSALAAKGIQQFPLVRVRMLYFKDFGDTAPGIWDSDPLVTSNFFMLPDEASTFNSFVSPQVASGGADWAESGLECLNAAMSSTWMKVGDQPAGFNTKVTDVYPLIVVWTDASTHPLPFTNSLANPAYPSASVMPRTYGAFRNKWDSAATIDQTHKQILFFGDPSQDWGDGQTGWLEVKTWQSFTHGGTVEEANTSMIEFIASGIAKNVRGLRLTN; this is translated from the coding sequence ATGCATTCCCGCGTTAAGAGAACATTGCAGCGGGTGCATCAGGCTCGGAGCAATACGAGTGGTTCGATTGTGCCCCTGTTTGCGCTCTTGCTAAGCGTGCTCGTTGGCGTTTCGGGCCTCGCGATGGATTTCATCCGCCAAGAGCGCGTGCGCTCCCGCGTGTCCCAAGCCGCAGACGCCGCCAACTTGGCAGCTGCGCGCGCGTCAGCAAGCGCGGGGGAGGTTGACCCTAGCGCCGATAGTGCGCAAGTGATCGCACAGGCTCAGGAGATCGCGAAAAACTACTTCTTCGCCAACCTTGCCGATCTCACCTCGGTCAAGATCGCCAAACTGAATGTAACGCTGACGCAGGATTCGGGTCTTTGGAAGTCCCATATCGACTATACGGCGACGAGCAACACCACGCTGTCGGCAACGCTCGGCTTTAACAAAATTACCATCAGTGGCAGTTCGGAAGCTAGCGTAACCCCCGGATTTCCGGTTCTTGACATCGCTATGTGCGTGGACTCGACAGGCTCCATGCAGACCTCGCTGAACGCCGTCAAGAACAACGCGATGAACTTCTACGACAATCTGAATTCCGCGCTTGCTGCGAAGGGAATTCAGCAGTTCCCGCTAGTTCGCGTCCGCATGCTCTACTTCAAGGACTTTGGCGACACTGCGCCCGGCATTTGGGATTCCGATCCCCTGGTGACGTCGAATTTCTTCATGCTTCCCGACGAAGCGTCCACATTCAACAGCTTCGTTTCTCCGCAGGTTGCCAGTGGTGGTGCGGACTGGGCCGAAAGCGGTCTTGAATGCCTCAACGCTGCAATGAGCTCGACATGGATGAAGGTCGGCGACCAGCCCGCGGGTTTCAACACCAAGGTAACAGACGTCTACCCGTTGATCGTCGTGTGGACGGATGCATCAACTCATCCCTTGCCGTTCACGAACTCGCTGGCCAATCCCGCCTATCCGTCAGCAAGCGTCATGCCGCGGACCTATGGTGCGTTCCGCAATAAATGGGATTCGGCGGCAACCATTGATCAAACGCACAAGCAGATTTTGTTCTTCGGCGATCCCAGCCAGGACTGGGGAGATGGCCAGACAGGTTGGCTTGAGGTGAAGACTTGGCAGTCGTTCACGCACGGTGGCACTGTTGAGGAAGCCAATACGTCAATGATCGAATTCATCGCGTCGGGCATCGCAAAGAATGTGCGCGGGCTGCGTCTGACCAACTAG
- a CDS encoding sodium-translocating pyrophosphatase, giving the protein MSNILLGIIACGALSIVYAFITSNAVMGSDAGNARMQEIAGAIREGAQAYLNRQYRTIAIVGAVIFILAWALLGPLQAVGFAIGAVLSGLAGYIGMNVSVRANVRTAQAATQSLGRGLDIAFKAGAITGMLVAGLALLGVSVYYYVLTNMMGKEPGGREVIDALVALGFGASLISIFARLGGGIFTKGADVGGDLVGKVEAGIPEDDPRNPATIADNVGDNVGDCAGMAADLFETYAVTVVATMVLAAILFAGQPNLQALIVYPLAICAACIVTSIIGTYFVKLGANGSIMGALYKGVLASGALSIFGLWGATQYVLGGYGPVGTANGVEITGLNLLWCGLVGLALTGLIVWITEYYTGIGYRPVRSISQASVTGHGTNVIQGLAVSLEACALPTLAIVASIILTYNLGGLFGTAIATTTMLGLAGMIVALDAFGPVTDNAGGIAEMAGLPKEVRRSTDALDAVGNTTKAVTKGYAIGSAGLGALVLFAAYNYDLHHFITEANKEGATGYQFFKGVNVNFGLENPYVVVGLLLGGLIPFLFGGMAMTAVGRAGSAIVEEVRRQFKAKPGIMKGTEKPDYAAAVDLLTKAAIKEMVIPSLLPVLSPIVLFVVISAIAGKGEAFSAVGAMLLGVIVTGIFVAISMTSGGGAWDNAKKSFEDGFVDKDGVKHVKGSEAHKASVTGDTVGDPYKDTAGPAVNPAIKITNIVALLLLAVLAHG; this is encoded by the coding sequence ATGAGCAACATACTGTTGGGGATTATCGCCTGTGGCGCACTCTCCATCGTCTATGCCTTCATCACATCGAACGCGGTGATGGGCTCGGACGCTGGCAATGCCCGCATGCAGGAAATTGCCGGCGCCATCCGTGAAGGCGCGCAGGCTTATCTCAATCGCCAGTATCGCACGATCGCGATCGTTGGCGCTGTCATCTTCATTCTCGCTTGGGCGCTGCTTGGACCGCTACAGGCTGTTGGCTTCGCCATCGGTGCGGTGCTCTCGGGCCTCGCTGGCTACATCGGCATGAACGTTTCGGTACGCGCCAACGTTCGCACAGCTCAGGCCGCGACCCAATCGCTCGGCCGCGGTCTCGATATCGCATTCAAGGCCGGTGCCATCACCGGCATGCTGGTTGCCGGTCTCGCGCTGCTGGGTGTGTCCGTCTACTACTATGTCCTCACCAACATGATGGGCAAGGAGCCGGGCGGCCGCGAAGTTATCGACGCTCTGGTGGCGCTTGGCTTCGGCGCGTCGCTGATCTCGATTTTCGCGCGTCTTGGCGGTGGCATCTTCACGAAGGGTGCGGATGTCGGCGGCGATCTCGTCGGCAAAGTCGAAGCTGGCATTCCCGAGGACGACCCACGCAACCCTGCGACCATCGCTGATAACGTCGGTGACAACGTTGGCGATTGCGCCGGCATGGCGGCCGACTTGTTTGAAACGTACGCCGTGACTGTCGTTGCGACCATGGTTTTGGCAGCGATCCTGTTTGCCGGTCAGCCGAATCTCCAGGCGTTGATTGTCTACCCGCTGGCCATTTGCGCGGCGTGCATCGTCACCTCGATCATCGGCACTTACTTTGTCAAACTTGGCGCCAACGGTTCGATCATGGGCGCCCTTTACAAGGGCGTGCTCGCTTCGGGCGCGCTGTCGATCTTTGGACTTTGGGGCGCGACCCAGTACGTGCTCGGTGGCTATGGTCCGGTCGGTACGGCTAACGGTGTCGAGATTACCGGCCTCAACCTGCTTTGGTGCGGTCTGGTTGGTCTTGCGCTGACGGGCCTGATCGTCTGGATCACCGAATACTACACCGGTATCGGCTATCGTCCGGTGCGCTCGATCAGCCAAGCCTCGGTCACCGGTCATGGCACCAACGTCATTCAGGGTCTGGCTGTTTCGCTTGAAGCCTGCGCTCTGCCGACGCTCGCCATCGTCGCCAGCATTATCCTGACCTATAACCTCGGGGGTCTGTTCGGCACCGCGATCGCAACGACCACCATGCTCGGCCTTGCCGGTATGATCGTTGCGCTCGACGCCTTCGGCCCGGTTACGGACAACGCAGGCGGCATCGCCGAAATGGCAGGCCTGCCTAAAGAGGTTCGCCGTTCGACCGACGCCCTCGATGCCGTGGGCAACACGACCAAGGCTGTCACCAAGGGGTACGCAATCGGTTCCGCCGGCCTTGGCGCTCTCGTGCTGTTTGCAGCCTACAACTACGATCTGCATCACTTCATCACGGAAGCCAACAAGGAAGGCGCGACCGGCTATCAGTTCTTCAAGGGCGTCAACGTCAACTTCGGTCTTGAGAACCCATACGTCGTGGTCGGGTTGCTTCTTGGCGGTCTCATCCCCTTCCTTTTTGGGGGAATGGCCATGACAGCGGTCGGTCGTGCAGGCAGTGCCATCGTTGAGGAAGTGCGCCGTCAGTTTAAGGCGAAGCCCGGCATTATGAAGGGCACCGAGAAACCTGATTATGCCGCGGCCGTTGACCTTCTCACCAAGGCTGCGATCAAGGAGATGGTGATCCCCTCGCTTCTGCCCGTTCTCTCTCCGATTGTCCTCTTCGTCGTAATCAGCGCGATTGCTGGTAAAGGCGAAGCGTTCTCTGCTGTCGGTGCGATGCTACTCGGTGTGATCGTCACTGGTATTTTCGTCGCGATTTCGATGACTTCCGGCGGCGGCGCGTGGGATAATGCAAAGAAGAGCTTCGAAGACGGCTTCGTCGACAAAGATGGCGTGAAGCACGTCAAGGGGTCGGAAGCTCACAAGGCATCGGTGACAGGCGATACCGTCGGCGATCCCTACAAGGATACCGCTGGTCCGGCGGTGAACCCGGCAATTAAGATCACCAACATTGTTGCGTTGCTGCTGCTGGCTGTTCTGGCCCACGGCTAA
- a CDS encoding DUF937 domain-containing protein — protein MNINKLIDSTPGASPVRNLSTAFGVDPTRAEPAVDMLAQSLADRIERNTLSRGGIADVFDLLARPEAGVALNEPQALASEHVEEVGNGILDVLLGSKHISRGLAAKAARESGLSEETLKKMLPAVASMVIGALQNKTMPQIEKAMHAMPAIPGSPLPLPGEPRGSIPQNHPNLPQTAGGGRSGGTAGRSPLPLPGDDIPGIEGPSRFPQIPDIIRKGGRQIQVPGPTGGSLDEIIRQILANVLGFKNSGVLAWILKIIFSRWFLGLLSRILFRRK, from the coding sequence TTGAACATCAACAAGCTCATCGATAGCACTCCTGGTGCGTCACCCGTCCGAAACCTTTCCACCGCCTTCGGTGTCGACCCAACCAGGGCCGAGCCCGCTGTGGATATGCTGGCCCAATCGCTGGCAGACCGCATTGAGCGCAACACGCTGTCTCGCGGTGGTATCGCTGACGTATTCGACTTGCTTGCCCGCCCAGAGGCGGGCGTGGCTCTGAATGAGCCTCAGGCGCTTGCTTCCGAGCATGTTGAAGAGGTTGGCAACGGAATCCTCGACGTCCTGCTTGGCTCCAAGCACATCAGTCGTGGCCTTGCGGCAAAGGCCGCTCGTGAAAGCGGACTGAGCGAAGAAACCCTGAAGAAGATGCTGCCCGCGGTGGCCAGCATGGTGATTGGGGCTCTTCAAAACAAAACCATGCCGCAGATTGAAAAGGCGATGCACGCGATGCCTGCAATTCCTGGCAGCCCGCTGCCGCTGCCGGGCGAACCGCGTGGGTCGATTCCTCAGAACCATCCTAATTTGCCGCAAACGGCCGGAGGCGGACGCAGCGGCGGCACGGCAGGTCGCAGCCCGCTGCCATTACCCGGGGACGATATTCCAGGGATCGAAGGGCCCAGCCGCTTCCCGCAGATTCCCGACATCATTCGGAAGGGCGGGCGGCAGATTCAGGTTCCAGGGCCTACAGGCGGTTCTCTCGACGAAATTATTCGACAGATCCTGGCAAACGTCCTCGGATTCAAGAACTCCGGCGTGCTGGCTTGGATCTTGAAGATCATCTTCTCGCGATGGTTCCTCGGTCTTCTGTCGCGCATTTTGTTCCGCCGGAAGTAG
- a CDS encoding RidA family protein translates to MSIKRHESSPVYSKVTEANGFVFTAGVIPTDLGKDCEGQTQEVLTEIDRLLALCGTDKSKVVQATVWLNDIRHRDAMNKAWGAWLGGKDAPARACIEAKLIDPRMLVEISVVAAK, encoded by the coding sequence ATGTCCATCAAGCGCCACGAGTCCTCGCCCGTCTATTCCAAGGTGACGGAGGCAAACGGCTTCGTGTTCACAGCAGGCGTCATTCCGACTGACTTGGGCAAGGACTGCGAAGGTCAGACCCAGGAAGTGCTCACCGAAATCGACCGTCTTCTGGCGCTGTGCGGTACCGACAAGTCCAAGGTCGTTCAGGCGACCGTCTGGCTGAATGACATTCGCCATCGTGATGCAATGAATAAGGCTTGGGGCGCTTGGCTTGGCGGGAAGGATGCGCCTGCGCGGGCTTGTATAGAAGCCAAGCTGATCGATCCTCGGATGCTGGTGGAGATCTCCGTCGTCGCCGCGAAGTAG